Proteins from one Aquipuribacter sp. SD81 genomic window:
- a CDS encoding GTP-binding protein — protein sequence MAFPPSDTVAPAGPAPGAVVAPTVVKIVVAGGFAVGKTTFIGSISDIEPLSTEAAMTEHSLGVDDAGGVSDRKTTTTVAMDFGRIGLPGDLWLYLFGTPGQDRFLFMWDDLVRGAIGAVVLVDTDRLEQCFPAVDYFESRGIPFVVAVNCFDGVAKHHLEDVREALQVPAHVPFLYTDARSRAATKQALVGVVKLAMERARAEAAQPVG from the coding sequence ATGGCATTTCCTCCCTCTGACACCGTGGCGCCCGCCGGCCCCGCGCCCGGGGCCGTCGTGGCACCGACCGTCGTCAAGATCGTCGTCGCGGGCGGCTTCGCCGTCGGCAAGACGACCTTCATCGGCTCGATCAGCGACATCGAGCCGCTGTCGACCGAGGCTGCGATGACCGAGCACTCCCTCGGCGTCGACGACGCCGGCGGCGTGAGCGACCGGAAGACCACGACGACGGTCGCGATGGACTTCGGGCGCATCGGCCTGCCCGGCGACCTGTGGCTGTACCTGTTCGGCACCCCCGGCCAGGACCGCTTCCTCTTCATGTGGGACGACCTTGTGCGCGGCGCGATCGGCGCGGTCGTCCTCGTCGACACCGACCGGCTCGAGCAGTGCTTCCCGGCGGTCGACTACTTCGAGTCCCGCGGCATCCCGTTCGTCGTCGCCGTCAACTGCTTCGACGGGGTCGCCAAGCACCACCTCGAGGACGTCCGCGAGGCGCTGCAGGTGCCCGCGCACGTGCCCTTCCTCTACACCGACGCGCGGTCGCGGGCGGCCACGAAGCAGGCGCTCGT
- a CDS encoding DUF742 domain-containing protein — MDDPRRPAPPGRHADGDDFAVRPYALTRGRTRHGGAAALPLEALVQALARPSVSDTPEKRRILELCADRFESVAEIGAHLSLPVGVVRIVVGDLVESGQVRVHGLTSPTSSSSSSISLSVLESVLDGISSL; from the coding sequence GTGGACGATCCGCGCCGCCCGGCCCCACCGGGCCGCCACGCCGACGGCGACGACTTCGCCGTCCGGCCCTACGCCCTCACGCGCGGGCGCACCCGCCACGGTGGCGCCGCGGCGCTTCCGCTGGAGGCACTCGTGCAGGCGCTCGCCCGCCCGAGCGTGTCCGACACCCCGGAGAAGCGCCGCATCCTCGAGCTGTGCGCGGACCGGTTCGAGTCCGTCGCGGAGATCGGCGCCCACCTGTCCCTGCCCGTCGGCGTCGTCCGCATCGTCGTCGGTGACCTCGTGGAGTCCGGCCAGGTCCGCGTCCACGGCCTCACCAGCCCCACCTCGTCCTCGTCGTCCTCGATCTCGCTGAGCGTTCTGGAGAGTGTTCTCGATGGCATTTCCTCCCTCTGA
- a CDS encoding roadblock/LC7 domain-containing protein, which translates to MTTMSTEATNFSWLLDNFVRSVPGVSHTLVVSADGLLMAMSDQLDRTQGDQLAAIVSGISSLTRGAARQLRGGEVRQAIVEMDNIFLFSMAISDGSVLAVMADAGCDVGLIGYEMALLVSRTEATLTPQLVSEMRSRLPVSGALRPGLV; encoded by the coding sequence GTGACCACGATGAGCACTGAGGCCACCAACTTCAGCTGGCTGCTCGACAACTTCGTCCGGAGCGTGCCGGGGGTGTCGCACACCCTCGTCGTCTCGGCGGACGGCCTCCTCATGGCCATGTCGGACCAGCTCGACCGGACCCAGGGCGACCAGCTCGCCGCGATCGTCTCCGGCATCTCCTCGCTCACGCGGGGCGCCGCCCGGCAGCTGCGCGGCGGGGAGGTGCGTCAGGCGATCGTCGAGATGGACAACATCTTCCTGTTCTCGATGGCGATCTCCGACGGCTCCGTCCTCGCCGTCATGGCCGACGCGGGCTGCGACGTCGGCCTCATCGGCTACGAGATGGCGCTGCTGGTCAGCCGCACCGAGGCGACCCTCACGCCGCAGCTCGTCAGCGAGATGCGCTCCCGCCTGCCGGTCTCGGGCGCGCTGCGCCCCGGGCTGGTCTGA